AGTGATATGTGCTTAAATGaatgatataaataataaattctcttttactttaacaaatttaatatgaaagttctatttttaagctaaataagatgaatattttgtttttaaatacatatggtACAATCATGGGAATgcacacacaaaaatatttaagctaaatatgattaaaaaaaattatttttaagaatgaataactaaagcttgcaaagaaaatataaaaaactaaataaagtgaagggtatttttgtaaacaaacaacttgttcttaaaatttatgtaatccatattattttgaatacagcAAACCAaacaatcaatataaaataatccTAGAATAATTTATCCCATTATAACTAATCCcagcataacttatcccatcataacGAATTCATCATAACTTGtcttcaaaccaaacgaccccgAAGAGTTTTAAGCCATATTTTGTATGATATGAGCTTATGCCATATTTTGTATGATATGAACTTGTGTCGTCATCTCATAGGCTTGTAAAAGTTGATCGTTGGATTTATATTGGTTTCTTTGTGGACTGAAGTTTAGAGGTGCTTATGTTCTTTTACTACTATTGCGAAGTTCTCATTGTTAGGAATCATTATccttttcaaaagaaaattgtCTTTGTTAGGACACCGACTAGAAACTGCTGCGAGTATCTGACATGTGTGCAGATTTGAGTGTTAGAGTCATCATCACACGAGTCTTTAGAATTTAGGGATTATGATGGGTACTGTAAGTATGATGTATTCAATGGTTGTTTAAAATGACCTAGAAATACTTCATTTTCTTAGTTGAAAATGGGATTTAACTCGATTTCTATTTAATTATGTTAAATGATGAACAATTATTGTGTAATTATGCATCCCTTATTTTAATGATCAAAAAATTATGCGTCACCTTTTCAAAATTTACTTGTCTTTGTTTATACGTGTTGCGTGTCtaataaactatttaaaaacaacataaaataatattcaaaaaatatgtcTGCATTTATGTGTGGTTTGTGAGATATTGCACAGGAGCGGGGGTTTTATCTTGTGTGCACCCAAATAATAGCACCTGCGGGTTTCCCTTGTAATAAAAATAAGTGCTTGCATTATAAAAGAGAAATGACCTGAGAGGCCATTTTACTTGACTCTATTTGTTAGTTGGACCCTCCTACTCACCACTTTGCCAATTGAACCCTTAAACTCGttgaaattcaatattttaaacccCTTTTTTTGACTTGTCATCCTATATGGCATTTTTGTGAAAGTGCATCGGATACACATATTTTAGGCGCGTGAGGCCTACTTAAAAAGCAATGACAACCACTTTTAACCTTTAGAACAATCATCTTCTTCCCCAATTATTCCTACACCATTGTTAATCAAACTTTAAGCTCCTTTTGGACTTTCACTCGATTTTTCTTCTCCAATATTCTGTCTCcacaaaattttctttctctttcttaatCTTCTGATCAGACCCATAAATTTCAGTAGATATAACAATCTCTCTTCGATTTCATCAaacaccaaaaaaaagaaaaaatggatctttgcaatttcatcaaacaccTGGACAAATatttaatacaacaacaacaacaacaacccagtgaaatcccacaacgtggggtctggggagggtagagtgtacgcagaccttactcctaccaaggtaggacggctgttttcgagagaccctcggctaaaaaaaggcataaaagggggtcagataaggttaagaaattcaaagcgctataggaaaataaataacgaaggcatcacagataaaatagagtaatcaaaagtactgaaagcaataaatagtaacagaaatagcagaaatgagagtacaaggaattgtaatgtgctagtgcgcctatgaatagggaagaataacgagactatgtactagccttttaccctaatgtgggtcctccacagcctcctatctaaggtcatgtcctcggtaagctgtaactgagccatgtcctgtctaatcacctctccccaaaaCTTCTTCGGCCttcccctacctcttctgtaaccatccatggccaacctctcacacctcctcactgggtcatctgtgtctctcctcttcacatgcccaaaccatctcagtctcatttcccgcatcttgtcttccaccgaggccactcctaccttgtcccgaatagcctcatttctaatcctgtcgctcctggtgtgaccacacatccatctcaacattctcatctcggcaactttcatcttttgaatgtgagagatcttaactggccaacactctgccccatacaacatagccggtctaaccatcactttgtagaacttgcccttaagttgtggtggcaccttcttgtcgcataacactccggaagcgagcctccatttcatccacgctgccccaatacgatgtgtgacatcatcgtcaatctccccgctgccttgcatgatagacccaagatacttaaaactacttctcttttgaatggcttgggcaccaagcttaacttccacgccaacctcctgaggtgtctcactaaacttgcactctaagtactctgtcttggtcatactcagcttaaaccctttagacttcaaggtatgtctccaatcctccagcttagcattaactccactacgagtctcatcaatcaggactatgtcatccgcgaaaagcatacaccatggcacctcaccttgaatttgtcgcgtcaatgcatccattaccaaggcaaataaaaatggacttagagctgatccttgatgcaaccccatcccaactggaaaatgctctgagtcccctcctactgtccttaccctggttttggctccctcatacatgtccttgatcaccctaatgtatgccacaggtacatctttagcctccaaacatttccatagtatctctcttggaactttatcgtaggccttttctaagtcgatgaataccatatgcaagtctctcttcctctccctatattgctccaccagtctcctcataagatggatggcttctgtagttgagcgtcccggcataaatccgaactggttctctgaaatagacacgcctctcctcaccctcatctccaccactctttcccacactttcatagtgtggcttagtaacttgatacctctatagttgttgcaactctggatatcccctttgtttttgtatagagggatcattacgctcgacctccattcttcgggcatcgttgccgttttaaagatgacattaaataacctagtcagccactccaaacctaccaagctggcgctcttccaaaattccccaggaatctcgtcaggtccggttgctcttccccagtgcatcctacgaacagcacccttaacctcttcgaccttaatactcctgcaatatcCAAAATTGCGACGCCtctctgtatgttccaaatctcccaacacaaagtctctgtcccctacgtcattcaagagtttatggaagtatgactgccacctctgtttaatgagagtctcttctaccaatacttttccatgctcgtccttaatgcacttcacttgatccacatcgcgttcccttctctcccgcgccctggctagcttgaacaatttcctatccccacctttttcttctagttcagcataaaggcgttcaaaagctatcgtttttgccgtcgaaacagccgacttcgcctccttcttcgctatcttataaagttccttattcgtccacttctccacctcatccgtgctttctatcaacttcgcgtacgccattttctttgcttccaccttcccttgcacttctacATTCCACCACTAGTCCCCTTGAtgtcgactacgactacctgtcgagactcccaacacttcccttgctacaaccctaatacaactagtcgtcctatcccacatactgttcgcatccccactactattccAGGCCCCcatgtccttcaatttctctcccatctccagggcactagccgtggtcaaactcccccatctgatcctaggtcgatcattcccgaccctcttcttcctcgtcatcttgatccctaaatccattaccaagagcttatgtcgggttgtaaggttgtctatcggaatgaccttgcagtctttgcacagacctttatcatccttcctaaggagtaaaaagtctatctgagtcttagccaccgaactactgaaggttaccaagtggtcttccttTTTTGGGAAATTCGAATTaactatcaccaacccaaaagctcttgcgaactccaaaagtgaaactcctccatttctgtccccgaagccaaagcctccatgcacatcgtcataccctcccgaaatagacccgatgtgcccattgaagtcccctcccacgaaaagcttctcagtaggcggtatgcttcccactaactcgtccaaatcctcccaaaagcgcctcttctcctcctctgctaagcccgcttgcggcgcataagcactaataatgttcaaagtggtcccttcaacgaccaccttaatcgacatcatcctatccgtgattctcctaacctccaccacctgatcccttagatcactgtctactaaaatgcctaccccattcctatactttgatctaccagagaaccaaagcttatacccgtctacctccttagctttagtacctacccatttggtctcttggacacaagctatattaattttccttttcttaagaatcttaactagctctattgactttcccgttaacgtcccaatgttccaagaacctactcttagTCTAGACTCTCCTTTAACCcatttacccctccttaccctcgtccccgaccctaaatgagaacatgaccctaatctaccatcactattcaaagccacgaaaacgcgTATGAACTACTAAAGTATTCAATggtctaaagtcagcaaaatataacgacaagtgtatgaacaaagaatatttggaaaccggaggtaccaattCCAGTTGAAAAGAACCTGGTTCACGCGCTAAAAATACTGTTCACCTCGAAACACTGTTCACGtgccggaaacactgttcatgTGCCGGAAAAACTGTTCATGtgccggaaacactgttcatgcGCCGGAAATACCGAAAAACCTGTGCAAAAACTGCTCGAAAATCTACTGGGTTTTGGAATTTCACGGAgataaatcaaagatgaaaatctAAATATTTAATCTTCCTCCATTTTCATCAAACACATAGGAAAAGATTTAAGCTTTCTCCAATTTCATTAAAcactccaaaaaaataaaaatttctccAATCTCATTAAACACCCAAAaatgtttttagaattttttcaattttatcaaacacaaaaaaagaagaggaaaactcTGCAAAAATCACACGATAATTACTACAAATTGTTAAATCCTAAATGTGACATACACTAGAATTGGAGGTGATTTCATTAGAACCCATTACACTAAACAAAAAGTAAAGAATTTTACACTCCCTTAAAACTAACTATTgcactaatatatatatatatatatatatatatatatatatatatatatatagagagagagagagagagagagagagagagagagagagagagagagatctaAAAACAATGAATAGGTATATAGAAttaaaaaacatgaaaaatattttaaaagcaacTCGAGTTGCAATTGAACTATGAAAGCTTTAATCAATTGAATGTTCCACTCAGTTATCCAACAACAAGCTCTAATCATAGTTAACCACTAAAAATACACATGAAAATAGAGGATTCATAAACTAGCGCCAACCAGATTCTTCATAATCATTCACAGAtgcaaaggaaagaaaaataataattaaaaaagaactGTCCCAACAAGATCCTttcttgtttaattttttattcaacAAAGAACTGAGGTGGAATAAGTTTTTTTAGACTTTCAACATATAATTTCCTATGTGGCATTTTTTAATGACGTGGAAACTGATGTGTTCTCAATTGTAATACACGCACTAATAACTCATCCATTAAAGGGTTTAAAACATTATGTTTCAATGGGTTTAAGGGTTCAGTTGTCAAATTGGTGAGTAGGAGGATCCAACTGACAAATGAAGCCAAGTACAATGGTCTCCCAGGTCATTCCgccattataaaataaaaattaacaaaaagTTGCAAGTTCCAAAATGATAAATGATAGTCTTGTTTAGAGTTTTGCATCCACTCTAGTGGTTTTTACTCTAGTTCATCACTTGTTTCATTGTACAAAAGTATTATAGGAATAGTGTTTAATTAGAAGGTAAAAGCTTTTGTCCAACTTTACATGAGCACTTGGGTATGTGCATTGCATGCATATTTCCTGTTAATTATTACAAAATTTGTGCACGATTGCTtacaaattattaaaattcttTGCCcacattttacttatttttctaAGTGCCAAACCTGTTATTACCTTAGTAACCACATAGTTAGTCAGACTCGTCAAATACTAACCGTCTCTATAATTTTTAACTAGATGATATCTCACCATACttatattgtatttgtaaaGTCCATTTACTCACACCCATACTATGTAGTAAAGACAGAGTATAAACAAATCTTGTTAAAACTTAATCTTAGTCTTATCTATATATTAGGCAGGTACTAAGATCTTACTTATTAGGTTGACCGATTAGATGAAAATTGAGTCTCTTGAGATATGCATTAGGTTACATTATCAAACATgtaatgtttcataagttcttGTGGTTACAATATCAAACTTTTAATGTTTCTAGATTTGTAATGAAAACCATTtgactatatataattttggaGACAAGCCCTAGAATCTAAAGGTTTCAGGTTAAGCAGGACTAAAATAGAGTACTTGGAATGCAAGTTCACTGACAATGCATGAAGCAAAGGTGGAAGTGAAGATCGATCACAAGTCATATCTAAGAGAGGAAGTTTAAAGCATCTTGGAGCTATAATCCAAGAAACAACGAGATTGACAATGATGTCGCACATCGTATTTGAGTGGGGCGGGTAAAATGGAGGCTCACGTCCAAGCAACTGTGTGATAAGAATGTGTCATCAAAACTTTAAGGTAAATTCTATAGATTAGTGGTTTAGACCTATATTACTGTATGGGATAGAGTGTTGGCATGTCAAGAACACTCATTCAAACGATGCATGTAATAAAGAGGAGGATGCTAAGATGGATTTGTGGGCATACTTGGTGAGATATGATAAGAACAAAGTTATACAAGACAAGGTGAGAATGACCTTTATGATTTGACAAGATGAGGAAGCTATAATGATTCAAGCATGTGAAGAGGTGCGTTGAAGCACCAataaggaggtgtgagaggtagGCTATAGCAGGCTTTaagagaggtagaggtaggtcATAATAGGATGGGAATGAGATGGTTAGACAAGACATGACACGTTTTCAGTTTACTGAGGACGTGACCCTAGATATAAAGGTCAGAGACTAGAGTAGAAGGGTAGTAGGTCACTGAGTGTTGTCGTGCTTTCATGGGAAGAGGTAGATGATTAAAGTAGAACGGTAGTAGGTAGCAGAGCGTTGTCGTACTTTTATGTGGGAGAGGTACAAGCTAGTCCTCTCTTTTTATCTTCTCATTATTTAGCAGTATTAGTTGGTATTTGCAAAGTACTTTATTCTCTCCCCTCTGACAATATAACAATCAATCTTTATGTGTTTGGTCCTCTCGTGAATCGGTGGATTTGATGCAATGTAAAGTGCAGCCTCATTATCTCACACATGTTCCATTTTTCCCCTCTAAATTTTAAATCTTTAACAATTGCTTGATCCATATGAGTTCACATGTAGCCACTGCCATAACTTAATATTCAGCCGCTATACTCAATCTAGCAATCACATTTTGTTTTTTACTTTTCGAAGACCAAATTTCTCCAAACTAGAACATATTATCTAGAAGCAGATCGTCTGTCAGAGGGTTTCTGCCTAATCTGCGTTTTTGTATTCAACAATTTTCTTATGTCCTCTATCTTTGCAATGTAATACTGTCTGGGGAGCAAATTTTTATTGCATTCTAATGACTGTCACAAGGAGAATCCAAGAATCGACTTACAACACTAACGAAAGTCAATTTCCGATCGAGTCATAGTgggataatttattttttctaccaACCTCTTATATATCTTCCAGGATCACTAAGAGGCTCCTATGACATGGTAAGAGCTTAGCATTTTGGATCCACTAGATTATCAATAATTCTACAATTTGTCATCCCAGTCTCAAGAATATTAAGTGGCAATACTTTGTGAAATTGAAATTCTTAATCTGGATTGAGCAATCTCATTGCCCAAGAAGTACCTCAATCAACCAAGATCCGTCGTATGAAAGTGTTGAAAAAGGTGATGTTACAAGTTGGTACTTCTCTTTTCATCATTACTTGTAATGACCATGTCATCAACTAAACCACCAAGTACATAGAATGACAAACTTCACTTTGAACCATgccaaatttttgaataaccatgttaaattttttgaacCATGCTTGAGGAGATTTCTAGGCCATAAAGTGATTGTTGTAGTTTTCACACCATGTTACTAGATTCCCTGTGCACCCAAACTTGATGGTTAATCCATATATACTTCATCTTCGAGATCCCCATGAAGAAAGTCATTTTTAATATCGAACTAGTCCAATAGAAAACAACCACCTTAAATAAAAAAGACCGACTGAAGCAATCTTAGCTACATAATCTACCCTAGTATATTGTTTATGGCTTTTTGATTATTACatgattttattgttgttttggcTACTTTGGCACtgttttttgttttgatttctcTTCATTGTCTTCTTCTTTATATTGGGATTTGTAGCACTTGAGCAAATGGTCTTTCGAAAGCAACCTCTttacctccatgaggtagtggtaagatatgcgtacattctaccctccttagaccccacttgtgggatttcattgggtatgttgttgtatgaGAGAAGGTATCACCATAGTCAAGACCAATATATAACCTTGATGAGTAGTCATGCCTTTAGGTGACCAATCTCTCCATAATGGGCAAACTTCACCATGTATACCCAATAACAATCAACTGTAGACTTATTTCGAGGTACAGAAATAAACTCTCAAGTACCACTAGGGTGTAGGCAAATATTTTCCCAATCATAGCTTATTGCCAACCTGAATGGGAAAGACCTTCACATGAAGTCTTGGGAACAGAAACAAATGATAGTGACGAAACGAAGGCAAAATGAGTGGGTGAAAAATGATGGTAGCTCAAACAATTAGATAGGATGAGGGTTATAAGTAGAAGAATACCTTTTCGAGTGGCAATGGGAAAACTTTGTGTAGATAGGTCTCCAACAAGCAAAGACTGGTGACTCCCAAATACCATTAGGGTGTAGGCAAATATTTGCTCAATCATAGTTTATTGCAACCTGGATGAAAAAGACCTTCACATTAAGTCTTGTGAATAGACACAAATAATAGTGACGATACAAAGGTAAAAGAGTGGGTGACAAATGATGGTAGCTCAAACAAATATAGATAGGATGAGGGTTATGAGTAGAAGAATACCTTTCTGAGTGGCCATGGGAGAACTTTGTGTAGATACGTCCCCAATAGGCAAAGACTGGTGGCGGGCGTGAATCATTTGGATCGGGATGAAGAGTGCAGACAATGATGTTAAGTCAAAAGTGGTGGAGGTGGAGTTGAGGAAGACAAAGCAGTAAAAGGTGGAGTGGAAGGATAGACGATGTTAGAATCTCCAAATGATGGAATTGGTAAAACCTCCAAAAAGTCTATATGTTCAGTAGTAAAGGATGTAAAGTAGCGTTGACCTTCAAAATAAGTAACATCAATGGGCATACAATATCGCTAGAGGTCAGGTGAGTAAGATCTATATCCCTTTTGTACCCTCGAATAAACAAGAAATACACATTTAAGAGTACAAAAAGCCAATTTGTCTTTCCTCGAGTGAGGACATGGATAAAGCATGTGCTCCAAAATACACGTGATGGAAGAGAAAACAAGGTGGACTAAGCAAACAAACCAAAATGTAGAACCTTATTATGAATGTTTGGGTAAGGCATATTAATGATCAAATAACAAGATGTGAGTATTGGATTCCCTCAAAAGCACCATGGAACTTGTGTTTGTATGTAGTGCGAGTAGTCTCAATAATATGTC
This region of Solanum dulcamara chromosome 9, daSolDulc1.2, whole genome shotgun sequence genomic DNA includes:
- the LOC129902036 gene encoding uncharacterized protein LOC129902036, which codes for MDALTRQIQGEVPWCMLFADDIVLIDETRSGVNAKLEDWRHTLKSKGFKLSMTKTEYLECKFSETPQEVGVEVKLGAQAIQKRSSFKYLGSIMQGSGEIDDDVTHRIGAAWMKWRLASGVLCDKKVPPQLKGKFYKVMVRPAMLYGAECWPVKISHIQKMKVAEMRMLRWMCGHTRSDRIRNEAIRDKVGVASVEDKMREMRLRWFGHVKRRDTDDPVRRCERLAMDGYRRGRGRPKKFWGEVIRQDMAQLQLTEDMTLDRRLWRTHIRVKG